A genomic stretch from Mycosarcoma maydis chromosome 3, whole genome shotgun sequence includes:
- a CDS encoding S-adenosylmethionine-dependent methyltransferase (related to MTQ2 - Putative S-adenosylmethionine-dependent methyltransferase), producing the protein MIPTPSLSHLTKHDFRSVYEPAEDSFILLDALEADAETLTSSLANKAPICVEIGSGSGIVTTFISQILGPTCASYLAIDLNAHANTCTRATGIANGVQIEPVRTSLLSGLRSRLNGQVDVLLFNPPYVPTEEEEEMMAQGKGGIEGSWAGGETGTKLVDELIDGGIIFNILAQKGRFYLVAIKQNNPVSLVKRLLAQGLDADVSHQPSQKHVFYLRT; encoded by the coding sequence ATGATTCCAACCCCCTCACTGTCACATCTGACCAAGCACGACTTTCGCAGCGTCTACGAGCCAGCTGAAGACAGTttcatcttgctcgacgcACTTGAAGCTGACGCCGAGACTCTCActtccagcttggcaaaCAAAGCACCCATATGTGTAGAGATTGGCTCAGGGAGCGGAATTGTCACCACTTTTATTTCGCAGATCCTCGGCCCGACTTGTGCGTCCTATCTTGCAATCGACCTCAATGCGCACGCTAATACATGTACTCGTGCAACAGGTATAGCGAATGGAGTTCAAATCGAGCCTGTCAGGACATCATTGCTATCAGGACTCCGGTCGAGACTGAATGGCCAAGTGGATGTGCTGCTCTTCAACCCACCCTACGTACCGActgaggaagaagaggaaaTGATGGCGCAAGGCAAAGGTGGTATCGAAGGATCATGGGCTGGTGGAGAGACAGGGACCAAGTTGGTGGATGAGTTGATAGATGGAGGCATCATCTTCAACATCCTTGCACAGAAAGGAAGATTCTATCTGGTAGCTATCAAGCAAAACAATCCCGTATCGCTCGTCAAGAGGTTGTTAGCGCAAGGCCTAGATGCAGATGTAAGTCACCAACCCTCGCAAAAGCATGTATTCTACCTGCGAACATGA